One window of the Streptomyces asoensis genome contains the following:
- a CDS encoding helix-turn-helix domain-containing protein, translating into MTIVSPGTNADSAAPAGQGVGPLLRVWRERRRMSQLELALRADSSARHISFVETGRSRPSEEMVLRLAEHLDVPVRERNALLLAAGYAPRYPQTPLDDPALDALRAGLERLLQGYEPYPALVMDARYDVVAANRGITMLLDGVPESLLAPPLNAMRLTLHPQGLAPRIRNLREWRGHLLAQMERQVALYRSAPLRELYEEVAAYPVAESGRSTEGGPADEPADPVPHFALPMRIEHEGQVLSFISSVSTFNTPMDVTVAELAIETFLPADPATVKYLHSLIN; encoded by the coding sequence ATGACCATTGTCTCGCCCGGTACGAACGCCGACTCCGCCGCCCCCGCCGGTCAGGGCGTCGGCCCGCTGCTGCGGGTCTGGCGGGAGCGGCGGCGGATGAGTCAGCTGGAGCTGGCGCTGCGCGCCGACTCCTCGGCCCGGCACATCAGCTTCGTCGAGACGGGCCGGTCCCGGCCCAGCGAGGAGATGGTGCTGCGGCTCGCCGAGCACCTCGACGTGCCGGTGCGTGAGCGCAACGCGCTGCTCCTGGCGGCCGGTTACGCCCCGCGCTACCCGCAGACCCCGCTGGACGACCCGGCGCTGGACGCGCTGCGCGCAGGCCTGGAGCGGCTGCTCCAGGGCTACGAGCCGTATCCGGCGCTGGTGATGGACGCGCGGTACGACGTGGTGGCGGCCAATCGCGGGATCACGATGCTGCTGGACGGCGTCCCGGAGTCGTTGCTCGCGCCCCCGCTCAACGCGATGCGTCTCACCCTCCACCCGCAGGGTCTCGCACCGCGCATCCGCAACCTGCGTGAGTGGCGCGGCCATCTGCTCGCGCAGATGGAGCGACAGGTCGCCCTGTATCGATCGGCACCGCTGCGGGAGCTCTACGAGGAGGTCGCCGCCTACCCGGTGGCGGAGAGCGGGCGGTCCACGGAAGGCGGCCCGGCAGACGAACCGGCGGATCCCGTGCCGCACTTCGCGCTGCCGATGCGGATCGAGCACGAGGGACAGGTCCTCTCCTTCATCTCGTCCGTCTCCACCTTCAACACCCCCATGGACGTGACGGTCGCGGAGCTGGCCATCGAGACGTTTCTCCCGGCGGATCCGGCCACGGTCAAGTACCTCCACTCACTGATCAACTGA
- a CDS encoding rhamnogalacturonan lyase: MQHPHPHPHPHPHPEPHPHADPPPHKHRRRRVVLSALAATTALVGAGLTTLGAGTAEAATARQVEALDRGVVSVHTDSGNLVSWRWLGTDPDSVSFNVYRAGTKVNSAPVTGSTNYFHSGAPSQADYTVRAIVNGVEQADSVHAIQFRTGYKDVPITPPAGGTTPDGVAYTYEANDASIGDLDGDGALDIVLKWQPTNAKDNSQSGYTGNTIVDGVKLDGTRLWRVDLGRNIRSGAHYTQFQVYDYDGDGKAEIAMKTADGTVDGAGTVIGSSSADYRNSSGYVLSGPEYLTMFNGQSGKAMQSVDYVPARGTVSSWGDSYGNRVDRFLAGTAYLDGSRPSLIMARGYYTRTVIAAWDWRNGAFTRRWTFDTNSSTNTGKGYDGQGSHSLSVGDVDGDGKDEIVYGAMAVDDNGNGLWTTKTGHGDAQHLGDLDPSHAGLEYFKVSESTGQPAELYINPANGTVNWQTAACCDNGRGVAGDIWAGNDGAEVWSASDTSIRDEAGATKGREPSSVNFLSWWDADPVRELLDGTHIDKYGTSSDTRLLTGSGVHSNNSTKATPSLSGDILGDWREEVIWPTSDNTALRIYSTPLETTTRITTLLHDTMYRTGLAWQNTAYNQPPHPSYFLGNGMQTAPRPTVYTP; the protein is encoded by the coding sequence GTGCAGCACCCGCATCCGCACCCGCATCCCCATCCGCACCCGGAGCCTCACCCGCACGCGGATCCCCCTCCGCACAAGCACCGCAGACGAAGGGTCGTCCTCTCCGCGCTGGCCGCCACCACGGCCCTGGTCGGCGCCGGCCTGACCACGCTCGGCGCAGGCACGGCCGAGGCCGCCACGGCCCGCCAGGTGGAGGCCCTCGACCGGGGCGTCGTCAGCGTGCACACCGACAGCGGCAACCTGGTCAGCTGGCGCTGGCTCGGCACCGACCCCGACAGCGTCTCCTTCAACGTCTACCGGGCCGGCACCAAGGTCAACTCGGCCCCGGTCACCGGCTCCACGAACTACTTCCACTCCGGCGCCCCGTCTCAGGCCGACTACACGGTGCGCGCGATCGTGAACGGCGTCGAACAGGCCGACTCCGTCCACGCGATCCAGTTCCGCACCGGCTACAAGGACGTCCCCATCACCCCGCCGGCCGGCGGCACGACCCCCGACGGCGTCGCCTACACCTACGAGGCCAACGACGCCTCCATCGGCGACCTGGACGGCGACGGCGCCCTGGACATCGTCCTGAAGTGGCAGCCGACCAACGCGAAGGACAACTCCCAGTCGGGCTACACCGGCAACACGATCGTCGACGGCGTCAAGCTCGACGGCACCCGCCTGTGGCGTGTCGACCTCGGCCGCAACATCCGCTCCGGCGCGCACTACACACAGTTCCAGGTGTACGACTACGACGGCGACGGCAAGGCCGAGATCGCCATGAAGACGGCCGACGGCACGGTGGACGGCGCGGGCACGGTCATCGGCAGTTCCTCCGCCGACTACCGCAACTCCAGCGGCTATGTGCTGTCCGGCCCCGAGTACCTGACCATGTTCAACGGCCAGAGCGGCAAGGCGATGCAGTCCGTCGACTACGTCCCGGCCCGCGGCACGGTCTCGTCCTGGGGCGACTCGTACGGCAACCGCGTCGACCGCTTCCTTGCGGGAACCGCTTACCTGGACGGTTCCCGACCCTCGCTGATCATGGCACGCGGTTACTACACACGTACCGTGATCGCCGCCTGGGACTGGCGGAACGGCGCCTTCACCCGCCGCTGGACCTTCGACACCAACTCCTCCACCAACACCGGCAAGGGCTACGACGGCCAGGGCTCGCACAGCCTCTCCGTCGGTGATGTCGACGGCGACGGCAAGGACGAGATCGTCTACGGCGCGATGGCGGTCGACGACAACGGAAACGGCCTGTGGACCACGAAGACGGGACACGGCGACGCCCAGCACCTCGGCGACCTCGACCCGTCGCACGCCGGCCTCGAGTACTTCAAGGTCTCGGAGTCGACCGGCCAGCCCGCAGAGCTGTACATCAACCCCGCGAACGGCACGGTCAACTGGCAGACGGCCGCCTGCTGCGACAACGGCCGCGGAGTCGCCGGTGACATCTGGGCGGGCAACGACGGCGCCGAGGTCTGGTCGGCCTCCGACACCTCGATCCGGGACGAGGCGGGCGCGACGAAGGGCCGCGAGCCGTCCTCCGTCAACTTCCTCTCCTGGTGGGACGCCGACCCCGTCCGTGAACTCCTCGACGGCACCCACATCGACAAGTACGGCACGTCCTCGGACACCCGTCTCCTGACCGGCTCGGGCGTCCACTCCAACAACAGCACCAAGGCCACTCCGTCGCTGTCCGGCGACATCCTCGGCGACTGGCGCGAGGAGGTCATCTGGCCGACCAGCGACAACACGGCCCTGCGCATCTATTCGACGCCGCTCGAGACCACGACACGCATCACGACCCTGCTCCACGACACGATGTACCGCACAGGCCTGGCCTGGCAAAATACTGCATACAACCAACCGCCGCACCCGAGCTACTTCCTCGGCAACGGTATGCAGACGGCACCCCGCCCGACGGTCTACACGCCCTGA
- a CDS encoding helix-turn-helix transcriptional regulator: MKSSRLVSILLLLQTRGRMTAAQLAQELEVSVRTVYRDVEALGAAGVPLYGDAGHAGGYRLLDGYRTRLTGLTADEAEALFLAGVPGPAAQLGLGPVLAAAQLKVRAALPPELRTHADRISGRFHLDAPGWYTDAGTDETPYLSAVADAVWNNRILYIVYRRWREPTDVERRLEPYGLVLKAGRWYVVAGPGPRTFRVDQILELAASDEVFTRPDDFDLAAHWTAYQQGFHERLYKDKAEAVVRLAPGVTLARAVRLDGPAGADGWTVARVPIESVEHAHAEFLRLGADIEVLQPPELRERIARTVTELAAVYGNSPVSGGN; this comes from the coding sequence GTGAAGTCCAGCCGACTCGTGTCGATCCTGCTGCTGCTCCAGACCCGGGGCCGGATGACCGCCGCCCAGCTCGCGCAGGAGCTGGAGGTGTCGGTGCGTACCGTCTACCGGGATGTGGAGGCACTGGGCGCGGCGGGTGTCCCGCTGTACGGCGACGCCGGTCATGCCGGCGGCTACCGCCTGCTCGACGGTTACCGCACCCGCCTGACCGGACTGACCGCCGACGAGGCGGAGGCCCTCTTCCTCGCCGGCGTCCCCGGTCCCGCCGCCCAACTGGGCCTCGGTCCGGTCCTGGCCGCCGCGCAGCTGAAGGTCCGCGCCGCGCTGCCGCCGGAACTACGGACGCACGCGGACCGGATCAGCGGCCGCTTCCACCTGGACGCGCCCGGCTGGTACACGGATGCGGGGACGGACGAGACGCCGTATCTGTCGGCGGTCGCCGACGCGGTGTGGAACAACAGGATTCTGTATATCGTATACCGTCGCTGGCGTGAGCCCACCGACGTCGAACGCCGGCTCGAACCCTACGGCCTGGTCCTGAAGGCGGGACGCTGGTACGTCGTGGCCGGCCCGGGCCCGCGCACCTTCCGGGTCGACCAGATCCTCGAACTCGCCGCCTCCGACGAGGTGTTCACCAGGCCGGACGACTTCGACCTGGCCGCCCACTGGACGGCGTACCAGCAGGGCTTCCACGAGCGCTTGTACAAGGACAAGGCGGAGGCGGTGGTGCGACTGGCCCCGGGGGTGACCCTCGCCCGTGCGGTGCGACTCGACGGACCCGCCGGGGCGGACGGCTGGACGGTGGCCAGGGTCCCCATCGAGTCCGTCGAGCACGCCCACGCCGAATTCCTGCGCCTGGGCGCGGACATCGAGGTGCTCCAGCCGCCGGAACTGCGTGAACGGATCGCCCGGACGGTGACAGAACTGGCCGCGGTGTACGGCAACTCGCCTGTCAGCGGCGGCAACTGA
- a CDS encoding class I SAM-dependent methyltransferase — protein MLDYDEEAERYDAWRGGEPRAAAAAEGVLGLVPARARSLLDVACGTGIVTRRLAAGRPGLRVTGLDRAPAMVGHAAARLPGAVVLADGRRLPFQEGEFDAVSSVWLLHLVEDPTDARRIVAECARVLRPGGVYVTTVDKGASHNVGSDIDVVLSSRPQRPASDTAALVASYAVEAGLVPAGQARFAGRGQGRSPRRAIADLRRGWFVTLPPGHPLADEFAARLAALPDQDRPRADPAFTLSAFRKPFPGPFPGSFRDG, from the coding sequence GTGCTGGACTACGACGAGGAAGCCGAACGCTACGACGCCTGGCGCGGCGGCGAGCCCAGGGCGGCGGCCGCCGCGGAGGGCGTCCTCGGTCTCGTACCGGCCCGGGCGCGCAGCCTGCTGGACGTGGCCTGCGGCACGGGCATCGTCACCCGGCGCCTCGCGGCCGGGCGGCCCGGCCTGCGGGTGACGGGTCTGGACCGGGCGCCCGCCATGGTCGGCCACGCCGCCGCCCGGTTGCCCGGAGCGGTCGTCCTCGCCGACGGCCGCCGACTCCCCTTCCAGGAGGGGGAGTTCGACGCCGTCAGCAGCGTGTGGCTGCTGCACCTCGTCGAGGACCCCACGGACGCGCGGCGGATCGTCGCCGAGTGCGCCCGGGTGCTGCGGCCCGGCGGGGTGTACGTCACCACGGTCGACAAGGGCGCCTCCCACAACGTGGGCAGCGACATCGATGTCGTGCTGTCCTCGCGCCCGCAACGCCCGGCCTCCGACACCGCGGCGCTGGTGGCGTCGTACGCCGTCGAAGCCGGCCTGGTCCCGGCCGGGCAGGCCCGTTTCGCCGGGCGGGGGCAGGGCCGCAGCCCGCGCCGGGCCATCGCGGACCTGCGACGCGGCTGGTTCGTCACCCTGCCGCCCGGTCACCCCCTCGCCGACGAGTTCGCCGCCCGCCTCGCGGCCCTGCCCGACCAGGACCGGCCCCGCGCGGACCCCGCGTTCACGCTGAGCGCGTTTCGGAAACCGTTTCCCGGCCCGTTTCCCGGTTCGTTTCGGGACGGGTGA
- a CDS encoding ADP-ribosylglycohydrolase family protein has translation MNDWRKSSLESTAVYRARVRGCLLGGALGDALGYAVEFSSLDQIRAAHGPRGLTRLVPDGEGVVGRVSDDTQMTLFTVEGLRTAARRARLKGIGGAETALVRQAYGRWLETQQRPGPADGVESGLLAERWLYARRAPGNACLSGLAQNHVPDPRAELSGAPGPVNPGSKGCGTVMRSAPFGLAHPSADFAFGMAARCAQTTHGHPTGYYAAGALAAIVAYLTRGESVEGATLRALRLLGRHPGHEETSAALNQALDLAAERDPSPEKVERLGAGWVAEEALAIGVYAALVTHRVEDALLLSVNHSGDSDSTGSICGNILGARHGDGGLPHEWLEQVEGRAVIAALADDLAAECLRD, from the coding sequence ATGAACGACTGGCGGAAGTCCTCCCTGGAGTCGACGGCGGTGTACCGCGCCCGGGTACGGGGCTGCCTCCTCGGCGGGGCGCTCGGTGACGCCCTCGGTTACGCGGTCGAGTTCTCCTCCCTCGACCAGATCCGAGCGGCCCACGGACCCAGGGGCCTGACCCGGCTCGTGCCCGACGGCGAGGGCGTGGTCGGCCGTGTCAGCGACGACACCCAGATGACCCTGTTCACCGTCGAGGGCCTCCGTACGGCGGCCAGGAGGGCCCGGCTCAAGGGGATCGGCGGGGCGGAGACCGCCCTGGTACGCCAGGCGTACGGACGCTGGCTCGAGACCCAGCAGCGGCCGGGGCCGGCCGACGGGGTCGAGAGCGGTCTCCTCGCCGAGCGCTGGCTGTACGCCCGCCGCGCCCCCGGCAACGCCTGCCTTTCCGGGCTCGCCCAGAATCACGTTCCCGACCCGCGGGCCGAGCTGAGCGGCGCGCCCGGGCCGGTCAACCCCGGCTCCAAGGGCTGCGGCACCGTGATGCGCTCGGCACCCTTCGGTCTCGCCCACCCCTCCGCCGACTTCGCCTTCGGCATGGCCGCCCGCTGCGCCCAGACGACCCACGGCCACCCGACCGGCTACTACGCGGCCGGGGCGCTGGCCGCGATCGTGGCGTACCTGACGCGGGGGGAGTCCGTCGAGGGCGCCACCCTGCGCGCCCTGCGGCTGCTCGGCCGCCACCCCGGCCACGAGGAGACCTCGGCCGCCCTGAACCAGGCCCTCGACCTGGCCGCCGAGCGCGATCCGAGCCCCGAGAAGGTGGAGCGGCTGGGCGCCGGCTGGGTCGCCGAGGAGGCCCTCGCCATCGGGGTCTACGCGGCGCTGGTCACGCACCGGGTGGAGGACGCCCTGCTCCTGTCCGTGAACCACTCCGGCGACAGCGACTCCACGGGTTCGATCTGCGGCAACATCCTGGGCGCGCGGCACGGCGACGGCGGGCTGCCGCACGAGTGGCTGGAGCAGGTGGAGGGCCGGGCCGTGATCGCCGCGCTGGCGGACGACCTGGCGGCCGAATGCCTGCGCGACTGA
- a CDS encoding SAM-dependent methyltransferase: protein MTGSEAEQAPARIDTSRPHPARVYDWWLGGKDNYPVDEELARRILAVDGTVLRGARANRRFMQRAVRTAAEAGIRQFLDIGTGIPTRPNLHQVAQGVAPESKVVYADNDPIVLRHAEALLHGSAEGSTRYAHADVRDLDTLLHRAADTLDFTRPIALSLVALTHYLSDDPAGDDVHGLLKKYVAALAPGSWLILSQVTPDLNPVAIEKAAENFRRGGTPFYPRSLAEFARFFEGLELLGPGVIPVSGWRPEPEDVAVQAEGIVPVYAGVARKP, encoded by the coding sequence ATGACCGGATCCGAGGCCGAGCAGGCACCCGCCCGCATCGACACCAGCAGGCCGCATCCGGCCCGCGTCTACGACTGGTGGCTGGGCGGCAAGGACAACTACCCCGTGGACGAGGAGCTGGCCCGCAGGATCCTCGCCGTGGACGGCACGGTGCTGCGAGGGGCGCGGGCCAACCGCCGGTTCATGCAGCGGGCCGTCCGCACGGCCGCCGAGGCCGGGATACGCCAGTTCCTCGACATCGGCACCGGCATCCCCACCCGGCCCAACCTGCACCAGGTGGCGCAGGGTGTGGCCCCGGAGTCCAAGGTCGTGTACGCGGACAACGACCCGATCGTGCTGCGGCACGCGGAGGCCCTGCTGCACGGTTCGGCGGAGGGCTCCACCCGGTATGCGCACGCCGACGTCCGCGACCTCGACACGCTGCTGCACCGGGCCGCCGACACCCTGGACTTCACGCGCCCGATCGCGCTGTCGCTGGTGGCGCTCACGCACTACCTGAGCGACGACCCGGCGGGCGACGACGTGCACGGCCTGCTGAAGAAGTACGTCGCCGCGCTCGCGCCGGGCAGCTGGCTGATCCTCTCCCAGGTCACCCCGGATCTGAACCCCGTGGCCATCGAGAAGGCCGCGGAGAACTTCCGGCGCGGTGGAACCCCTTTCTACCCGCGTTCCCTGGCCGAGTTCGCCCGCTTCTTCGAGGGCCTGGAGCTGCTCGGACCGGGCGTGATCCCGGTCTCCGGCTGGCGCCCGGAGCCGGAGGACGTGGCGGTCCAGGCGGAGGGCATCGTGCCGGTGTACGCGGGGGTCGCCCGCAAGCCCTGA
- a CDS encoding right-handed parallel beta-helix repeat-containing protein: protein MVKRYVVAPHGGRGTHPDIGSALRAATARGRAARVEITPGHYEERLSVRGEIELAALGDAGSVVVSVPRGTVLDVSGSVVVRGLVLVGRDADAGVVDCHAGSLTLDRVAIRAHNGVCAHARPSTSVTLTDSEFRYGRTVFAGAGGHVERCRFTDAADNALAVIENARVLVRDSRFDGSRIHGVRVSDAWAHLVGCEVTGAEQAAVMADTRAELTVEGCTVVATHMAGLAFIEQSRGSVHGTRVTDAENGILVASGADPTVRGCVFADCRDTGIHVQDSGRGTFEDCEITGAGNVAVLSTRGGAPRVTGCRVSAGNVGIAVTDKARGHFTRVDVHDLTGVALRVWDESKAEFAQVRVERCPFGLETRGNGGTTAELTDAKILDFDMAAVAAVGQSRVTLRGVSAERGLLGFGAGEEAQLHVHDSEVSAVSTGGALAFGTARLVARNLTVTGAESYGLCGTGSAYLDVADSRFENCAATGVRCDDACGGRLAGCAVTGTTGVAVQHNGRVKLVSLRTSLPVREITEPAPPPTIVNHYHGPVFVEAVHSAQLAWNNTNVIQQQTHQSNESDQDGVGR from the coding sequence ATGGTCAAGAGGTACGTGGTCGCGCCGCACGGGGGTCGTGGCACCCACCCCGACATCGGATCCGCGCTGCGCGCCGCGACCGCGCGGGGCCGGGCCGCCCGAGTGGAGATCACCCCCGGCCACTACGAGGAACGGCTCTCCGTCCGGGGCGAGATCGAGCTGGCCGCGCTCGGTGACGCAGGCTCCGTGGTGGTGAGCGTTCCCCGGGGCACCGTGCTCGACGTCTCGGGGTCGGTCGTCGTCCGCGGCCTGGTTCTGGTCGGCCGGGACGCCGACGCCGGCGTCGTCGACTGCCACGCGGGAAGCCTCACCCTCGACCGGGTGGCGATCCGGGCGCACAACGGGGTCTGTGCGCACGCCCGGCCCAGCACGTCCGTGACGTTGACGGACAGCGAGTTCCGGTACGGCCGGACCGTCTTCGCCGGGGCCGGCGGGCATGTCGAGCGGTGCCGGTTCACCGACGCCGCCGACAACGCGCTCGCGGTGATCGAGAACGCCCGGGTGCTGGTCCGGGACAGCCGGTTCGACGGCAGCCGGATCCACGGCGTACGCGTCAGCGACGCCTGGGCCCACCTCGTCGGGTGCGAGGTCACCGGTGCCGAGCAGGCGGCCGTCATGGCGGACACACGGGCGGAGCTGACCGTCGAGGGGTGCACGGTCGTCGCCACGCACATGGCGGGCCTGGCCTTCATCGAGCAGTCCCGGGGCTCCGTGCACGGCACCCGCGTCACCGACGCCGAGAACGGGATCCTGGTGGCGAGCGGCGCCGACCCGACGGTGCGCGGCTGTGTGTTCGCCGACTGCCGCGACACCGGCATCCACGTCCAGGACTCGGGCCGTGGCACGTTCGAGGACTGCGAGATCACCGGCGCGGGAAACGTCGCGGTGCTGTCGACCCGGGGCGGCGCCCCGCGGGTGACCGGCTGCCGCGTCTCGGCGGGCAATGTCGGCATCGCCGTCACCGACAAGGCCAGAGGCCACTTCACCCGCGTCGACGTGCATGACCTGACCGGCGTCGCGCTGCGGGTCTGGGACGAGAGCAAGGCCGAGTTCGCGCAGGTCCGCGTCGAGCGCTGCCCGTTCGGCCTGGAGACGCGGGGCAACGGCGGTACGACGGCCGAGCTCACCGACGCGAAGATCCTCGACTTCGACATGGCCGCCGTGGCCGCCGTCGGTCAGTCCCGGGTGACACTGAGGGGCGTGTCGGCGGAGCGCGGGCTGCTGGGGTTCGGCGCCGGCGAGGAGGCGCAGCTGCACGTGCACGACAGCGAGGTCTCGGCCGTGAGCACCGGTGGGGCCCTGGCGTTCGGCACGGCGCGGCTCGTCGCGCGGAACCTCACCGTCACCGGCGCGGAGTCGTACGGCCTGTGCGGCACGGGTTCCGCGTATCTGGACGTCGCCGACAGCCGTTTCGAGAACTGCGCGGCCACGGGAGTGCGCTGCGACGACGCGTGCGGCGGCCGGCTGGCGGGCTGTGCCGTGACCGGGACGACGGGGGTGGCCGTGCAGCACAACGGCCGCGTCAAGCTGGTCTCGCTCCGGACGTCGCTGCCGGTCAGGGAGATCACGGAGCCGGCCCCGCCGCCGACGATCGTCAACCACTACCACGGCCCGGTCTTCGTCGAGGCGGTCCACAGCGCCCAGTTGGCGTGGAACAACACCAACGTCATCCAGCAGCAGACCCATCAGAGCAACGAGAGCGATCAGGACGGAGTCGGCCGATGA
- a CDS encoding helix-turn-helix domain-containing protein, translating to MSERRPAPTVGQVVLGRRLQELREAAGLGREEAARALRVAPATVRRMETADVALKVPYVQVLLETYGVGDEEAEAFVSLTEEANRPGWWQRYHDVLPEWFSLYVSLEGAARLIRSYEPHFVPGLLQTEAYARAVLEAGTVGQTTPESIERHVALRLARQRLLEGDDPPHLWVVMDETVLRRPVSVDAAVMSEQLDRLVEFAERDRITLQVSEFAAGPHPGTSAPFSLFRFAEPELPDMVVTEYLTGALYLDDRKEVSAHLEVLDHMTTHAASAQHTKKILRDARASL from the coding sequence GTGAGTGAGCGACGGCCCGCACCCACGGTGGGCCAGGTGGTACTGGGCAGGCGGCTCCAGGAGTTGCGTGAGGCGGCCGGCCTCGGCCGCGAGGAGGCGGCCCGCGCCCTGCGCGTGGCCCCGGCGACCGTGCGGCGCATGGAGACGGCCGACGTCGCGCTGAAGGTCCCCTACGTACAGGTGCTGTTGGAGACGTACGGCGTCGGCGACGAGGAGGCCGAGGCGTTCGTCTCGCTCACCGAGGAGGCGAACCGGCCCGGCTGGTGGCAGCGCTACCACGACGTGCTGCCGGAGTGGTTCAGCCTGTACGTGAGCCTGGAGGGCGCGGCCCGGCTGATCCGCTCGTACGAGCCGCACTTCGTACCCGGGCTGCTCCAGACGGAGGCCTACGCGCGCGCCGTGCTGGAGGCCGGGACCGTCGGGCAGACGACCCCCGAGTCGATCGAGCGGCATGTGGCGCTGCGCCTCGCGCGCCAGCGGCTGCTGGAGGGCGACGACCCGCCCCATCTGTGGGTGGTGATGGACGAGACGGTGCTGCGCCGTCCGGTGAGCGTGGACGCCGCCGTGATGTCCGAACAGCTCGACAGGCTGGTGGAGTTCGCCGAGCGCGACCGGATCACCCTCCAGGTCTCCGAGTTCGCGGCCGGCCCGCATCCGGGGACGTCCGCGCCGTTCTCACTGTTCCGTTTCGCCGAGCCCGAACTGCCCGACATGGTCGTCACGGAGTACCTGACCGGGGCTCTGTACCTCGACGATCGCAAGGAGGTCTCCGCGCATCTGGAGGTCCTCGACCACATGACGACGCATGCCGCGTCCGCGCAGCACACCAAGAAGATCCTGCGGGACGCCCGCGCAAGCCTCTGA
- a CDS encoding 4a-hydroxytetrahydrobiopterin dehydratase codes for MAVEPLSQKEIEDRLSELPGWSLDGDRLTRVYRLDSHFAAASLAVHVARIQDELDHHSELTLGYNTVSLAVNTHSAGGSVTDLDVELARRVEAAAPAHGAR; via the coding sequence ATGGCCGTCGAACCGCTGTCGCAGAAGGAGATCGAGGACCGGCTGTCCGAGCTGCCCGGCTGGTCCCTGGACGGTGACCGCCTCACCCGCGTCTACCGGCTCGACTCCCATTTCGCCGCGGCCTCGCTGGCCGTCCATGTCGCGCGGATCCAGGACGAGCTCGATCACCACTCCGAGCTCACCCTCGGATACAACACGGTGTCCCTCGCCGTGAACACCCACAGCGCGGGCGGCTCCGTCACCGACCTCGACGTCGAACTCGCCCGCCGGGTGGAGGCCGCGGCCCCCGCACACGGAGCGCGCTGA